The DNA sequence TAAGATATTGGCTGTGTATTGAACTAAAGATTAGTGGTACTATGAGATATCGCTTATATGTTGAAGTGAAGATTAGTGGTATTTCGAGATATTGCTTGTGTATGAACTGAAGATTAGAGGGTACTCAAGATTTTGTTTATATTGAATGAAAGATTAGTTCTTGGTTGGTGTATATGTTTGAAACTGAGGGAAAGAGCATCAGAACATGCTCACTCTGCGCCTGGTTCGCAGATTTGGAACTGCGAGTCACATTGCTGCTGCCACGGCTATTGCATCCTCAGGTGTTGCTGGTAAGAATTCCAGTAAAGGTTTAGTATCTAGGAAAAAGCCTTTAAAAGTAGATGAGCCTGCACTTATAAAGCTAAAAAAGGAAAGGAACCCTGAGAAGTTGTTTCAGTTATTTAAGGAGAATGCTCATAATAAGGTTGTTGTTGAGAACCGCTTTGTGTTTGAAGACACAGTTTCTCGCTTAGCAGGTGCGGGCAGGTTTGATTATATTGAAAATCTTCTTGAGCATCAGAAGACTCTTCCGCAAGGTCGGCGTGAAGGTTTCATTATTCGGCTTATAATGCTTTATGGGAAGGCTGGGATGACGCAGCATGCTGTAAATACCTTCTATGACATGCATTTATATGGTTGTCCGCGGACTGTTAAGTCATTCAACGCTGCACTCAAGGTTTTGACTCAATCTCGTGATTTGAAGGCGATTGAGTCGTTCCTGTGGGATGTTCCTGAGAAGTTCTCCATCAATATAGATATACTTTCAGTAAATACAGTCATTAGCTCATTTTGTGAAATGGGTATCTTGGAGAAGGCTTATTTGGTCATGGTTGAGATGGAAAAGTTAGGTATAACGCCTGATGTTTTTACATATACGACACTTATATATGCCTTCTATAAAGTCAACAGATGGCAGATTGGTGATGGATTGTGGAACCTCATGGTCGGTAAGGGATGTATGCCTAATGTTGCTACCTTTAACGTTAGAATTCAATTCTTAGTAAATGTGGGGCTTGCTTGGGAAGCTAATAAATTGTTGCTGTTGATGAAACGTATTGGGATAACTCCTGATGAGGTTACATACAATTTAGTGATCAAAGGCTTTTGCCGAGCAGAGAATCTTGATATGGCAAAAAGAATCTATTCTGCTTTATGTGGTGCAGGCTTCAATCCAAATGCTAAAATCTATCAGACCATGATTCATTACCTGTCTAGAGCGGGTGAGTTTGATTTGGCATATTCAATGTGTAGAGATAGCATGAAAAAGAATTGGTTTCCAAGTCTTGATAGTATTAAAAGTTTACTTGAAGGGCTGTGCAAAGATGGAACGGAGGAAAAGATGGGAAAGGCTCGATTTTTAATCATCCTGGCTAAGAAAAAGATACCTCCTTTCTCATCAGACGCTTTGAATGTGATGCAGTCAATAATAGCTTGTAGTTAAAAGTACAGAAACGTTAATTTCTGCTCACTGGTTTAGCTGATTTTGCAGCAAATTGTATAATCCGCAAAGCTCCATTCTCTTTTTGGTGAAGCAGAAGTGATGAGCTATTAGTTCAATGGATTATGAGCCTCTAAAACGAAGATAAGTTGTAATTTATCAAGAAATAAGTTCCTACTCTTTCCAGAAAGTGCAATGGGGACTGAAAGATGTTTGGAGGTACACTGGCAACCTAAGTTGTTTGGTAAGTTTTGTCTTCCATTTTTTTATGACTCCCCTTCCATTTTATGTTACTTATGCTTCAGTGTATTGCTATTGTTGATTTGTTTCTGCatatttcccttcttgattcctgcATCTCTTGTTCTAAATTGctgtctattggaaacaacctctctgcctgcacaaggtaggggtaaggtttgcgtacactatcctccccagagcCCACAaggtgggattacactgggtatgttgttgttgttgttgttgtcccgCTTATATAGAAACCCCTTCTGGCAGACATATTCATTTATATGTTTGCATTTGTAATTCTTTTACTTTTTCAAGCTCAGACATTAAGTTGCTGTGTTTGAAGGAAGTGAGATGTTTCTTAGAAATTTCTATTTTTCTTGCGTTCAGATTTCTTGGTGTATTTGGGATGTTAAGGGTATGCAGCAGTTTCTCCGTTATCATCTCTCGACAGCCATTGCAGTTAATAGTATAAAAAAGTTGCAGTATGATATAGTTGATTAATTATTTATCTTCACTTGTCTCTATACTTGGGACCGAGTGTTGTGTCCCACTAGATTGTTGTGGTGCCAGTTAAAACCCTTGTATTACTTGATAACGGAGAAATGCAAAGACTATATCTCTCTCGTTGTACCTTTGACATGTGTACATTATACACTCGTGTAAATATCACGCTGACCCTGGCAATAACAAATAATCAGACGATTAATAATCTTAGGAATGTCACAAAAAGTTGACCCTCTGATATACCAAATTATCATGTGTGCTGATACAATTGAACTTTCAAGTTGAGACTTACCATAGCCTTTTACTGCACGGCAGCTAGTCAACATGTTACTATCGTAATATTGGTATTAGATGGACATCTATGGCTATGGGTTTTTGTTGGATATTAGGATTTATAATGTAGAGCTCTTTTGCCTTCCATTCAGAAATGATTGTCTCTTCTCTTTTTTCGTTGACAAAGTTCTTTTGCTTCAGTTatcttattatcttgttgttgttactgcttgTTGATTTTTGTCCCCTTTTTTCTTTATCCTTGAGCCGAGGAAACAACCTCACTATCTTCAAAGGGTAGGgttaaggtctgcatacacactaccctccccagagcCCACTTGTGGTATTATGTTGGATCTGTTGTTGTAAAGTTCCTCCTAAATAAGAAAGTTTCTTAACACCTTTTTCCTTCAGTTTCCCCATCTTTTAGcattcttttctccttttctttacTGAACTTCATAGATTAGAAGACATTGTCAAGCATTCTTAAGCCTAGCAGTCTTCTCATGGCCAATATAGTAATGACTGGCTTCTAATTTTTGAAATGCAGGAGAATAATCCAGTGTTCTCATGTGCCTCGCAAGAGAATATACCATTACAATGGATCAATTTGCTTGTGAATTTGAGCTGGTTGCTTCAAGGTACTTATACTTCAGCTATTTGGTAAAATTTAGTTCTTTTTATAGAAATAAACGAGTAAGTGGTATTTAGTTTTCTTTCCCCTTTTTCTTTCCAAGAGAAGCTTGCTGCAACTACGTAGTTTTAGAAAAGAGGAAGCTGGAGGACGGGAGTCCCGATCTCTGCTTCAATGTAGAACTCCCTTTTTTTTCATAGGTTCCCATATCTTCTCTGAGTCTTTGAGGTCTAATACTGATTATGGCATGTGCCAGTTGTGCATAGCTGATTTAAAACACTGAACATGATTTGATAAACAAGATTCCGACCATCTGTTCTTACACTGTATTACTGTAACATCACCTCCCAAATATGGGCAATGTTCTTCAATATTTTGAACCTCAGCTGGACAATGCCTCTTTCTCCTCTTGCGTTGCTGCAATGCTGGAACagaaaattattttataaaaaccAACAAGTAATTTTTCACTTAAAGACATTCTTACAATTTCAGAAAAACTACAAACTTTACAGTTTTCTTTCTATACAAACTTTTTCTCCAAAAAGAATTTCCCCCAAAATTTGTTTTCCTGAAATTAGCTGACTCCGTTTAGCTTAGGATTGAGGTGTAGCTGTAGTTGATGTAACTTCTTCTATTCTCTGTATCTTTCCTCTCTGTTTTCCCTGACCTGTCTCATTCTTCTCCTCGATTGTTCTTATGGGGTGGTTATAACGTAATTCCTATCATCTCTCTTCCTCTCCCACTCTTTGTTACAAGTTACAACTTATAGTACTTCTTTGAATAATGTTTATTGATGCTTTTTCCTTCTTTCAGAAAATCGTCAATTCTGAAATTGAAGAGAGGTTTTTCGTCAACTTCAATTGATCCAACACGGGTCACTCCAATTTCAGGCTGATGTAGGATCTTTGGTAGATCATAAGAGGAGGGCAACCTTCAAAAGCTTTTGCGGATGTATAATGAATAATGAACATGTACATAACTATGAAAGGACATCCTATTACCAGGTATTTATTTTCTGTAACTTTTTTGGATAAGTTTTCTTACCAGGTATCTTCAGGGCTTTTAATATGATTTTTCGGTCATTTACTGGCCAAAAAGAACTGAAAagcaaaaaagaaataaaaagaagaaaagaaacgaGAAGGGTTTGTGATGCCAttcttgaaaataaaatttacataattATAAACTACATAAAAAGTTTTTGTAAGTTACAGTTTTTTAATATTGAAGATAtctaaaaaaaatatatgaaatttttTGGTCAAAATAGACGTTGCACTCTCTGAATAGTAATAGTGTTATAAAGTGGAAGGAGGGAATAGTTCGTGGTCTAGCCTGCAGGGCTTTGATCTAGTGTTAAAAGCACCATGCGCGATGTGTGGGTTAGACATAATTCACGGTTTCGAACCCTACAAAATCGTGGTATTTAATTGGAGAAGAATAGAGAGGCGGACTcattatccaccgagtttcgaACTGTATGCTAACAACCCTCGTGGATTTCTCGGTTATAATCTTTTTAATTTGCTATTTTAGAATTGTACTATCGTATAGAAAGATTTagttgtttacttaaaagcaGAACATCAAATCTCATATACTCCTATGCGAAAATTGAATACCCTAAATTCCTCTCTAGTTTATCCGCAATTAATACCCAAATTCCTTATGAGCAAAGGTTTGAATTTACATAACCCAATTAAGTAATATGTGACCGAATTTTACCCGTCTCAATGTAACAGTTTCTCTTTTCTAGTGCTGGTTTCTCTTTTCCCCTATTCCGTTACTGAGAAACCAAAATGAATATGTTGCCTACAAAATCTTAGAAATATATGTGAACTATTTTTACTATAATGTAAAAGTAAATCTAACAAAATTTATATTTTGCTGTACTGAATAAAAAGAATCTAACATCAGAATTTGAGTTTAAAGAGAGTAGCTATATGCTGTTCTGCCTAACATTTGAATGAAATTGCCCCATTTTGCAGTTAAATACATCAACATAGCAATGCAAAATATAGAAATTTACCTCTGTGCGTCAGCGATAAACAGCGAGAAGCACTTTAAACGGAGTACTTTCAGGTATATGTGAAGCTGACAGCGTCTGAGTATCGAACCAGCAGTCTCCATCTCTTGAAAGCGACTGATTCACAAAGGAGTGTCGCTGACAGATGATGCCATATCGTACTCGTTTCAGTCTGCTATCAATCCCTTTGATCAAATAAATAGAAACAGTCAAGTGATGCTTCTATTGCTGTACCTGGCCAGCACTGCGGATAGTTTCTGAAGCATGGCCCTCGTCTTCTTTATCGGTTTATGAAGAAACATATGGCATTTTCAGTTCAATGTGCACAACTGTGTGAAACTGCCAGCGCGTTAAACATTGTTGGTTCAGCATCATAGAGAACCTTTAATTATCAGGGGTTTTGAATTATACTATTTTGCAGATATAGgcatcttttttttttccatatAGTTTTGGCATTTTTTCTTTGGGTTGGTAAGGGGGCTTCCACTAGGGAAGCGCGTCTTGCTCTCCAATTCCTATTCTTTGTTATTTGTATTGAATTTATTTGTTCCAAACGCGAGAGTCATTCTTTCGATTTAGTAGAGTGAGAATCCTTTTGCTGGAGTAGAATGCggtcattttatttttggaaataATAAAAGTAGGAGTAGTAGTTCATTGCAGAGCGAGCATTCAGCTCTCTTGTTTTATTGTTGTTATCGGGATAACCTATTTTATACTTTGTGGAGGTTCTATGACCCTCGTCATTGTTTGAACGGTAATAAATAACACTTTCCGAGTCTACATGGCATAAAAAGTGTATCTCACTGTCATAAATAACTTTAAAATTtcactttttaaattttattgtggTTAACTGTATTTTGCTAATCTTTTTTTttccatatttttcttttctttctctttcttcaaCCGTTGCTAAGGAAGCCATTAACGAAGTAAAGAAGCTCAAAAAGAGGGATTTCAATGACTttagtaaaattttatttttctctttggaAGTCGTATTTAGAAGAATTCTTTTTTTCCTCAACCTTTTTGTGTTTTTGATGGACACCTTGATCTTCCTTAAACCATCAGTGTAACTCTTGGACATCGTTGTTACTGTATTCATGTTCTTGTGTTGGAAACATGGCCATCTTTTTGAAACTATATTTTTCTGCTGTTAAACTAGAGTTAGGTTTGTATTTCTTAATCTTGAAAAATATGAATTTTCTCTTTGAACAATTGCTTCCATCTGCTTCACTTCCATCTAGGGggtagtggggtctggggaggaggcagagaggctgtttccaatagaaactcggcatccttccctccaagaagactcgaactcacaacctcttggttggaagtggaggttgcttaccatcagagcaacccctcttgtcagtattaatattgaaataaataaaatatttttgtttagACAATATTAAAGTTTGTAAAAAAAAGAGCGAAATCtctataaaaagaaagaaagactaTCGACTTTTAACAGTACaaatattttagaactttgaattaaacaatttaaaattttcatattGGTAAACAAAATTTTTACAACAAGATCTAAGGTAATATATTGCAAATACATGATTAATATCTTATTAACTTGAATTAATtcttaataatataaataataatattattaggTGAAGTTGAAAATAGATCATGAGATTCCATCTTCTCCACTTCAACGGAAGAATCATATTCATGAGATTCATATTCTTGAGATGATATTTCCGGATTCATCAACCACTTCATTATATCATTTGTGCTTCTTAAACTCCGTAGGATACTCCCATTTACCCACGGTTGTAGTTGCTTGAATCAACTCAAAGATATTATCGGACTTTTTTTTCTATGCAAAAACGATTTAGAAATATTGATTCAATATTTATTATACCCAAAAAAAAGAAGGAGAAATTGGTTAGAGACAAAGAGAAAAGAATTGCTAAGTTAACTCTGGTAAGTGTCTCTAAATAGTTTTGTGCTTATTTATAATACTATATATTCCTACTTCTAATCCTATTCTAATcaggaaaaaacaaaaaaaactttcctaaaacaattaagaatcAACTTTTCATGCATTTGTGTATCCGGGTAGGAATATGAATCAAAAGAGTGTAATAATATTTTCATTAGATTAAATTAATTTCTTCCAACAAAAGTAAACTTGTTTTTGAAACTTTGCAATCAAGAAAttcgtttttcttttcttttcttttatataaATGCCTTTTGTATTCTCGCTTAACTGATATACGAAGTAATAATTATGATACATTGTCTTCATATTATTTTCTACTATCCAGAACAAAAAGTCAAGATAACAGAATGTTTTAGCAGAATTCGTATTTTAACTTGAAAGCTTGATTGACACAAATGTGTCAAAAAAAATTCAAACATATTAAAAAATAGGCATAACTGTGGACATGCACTGAGAGCATGTAGAAATTACACTTGCTAAATGAGTGAGAGACACTTGAGATTCTCTATTCTCTATTCATCCCCTTCATCCTACTTCAAGCTAAGTCAGAGATGTTGCAAAAAAGAGGCAGCACCTCTTCAAGCCACAACTTTCCTATACCAAAACAGGGCAAAGCTTTGCCATTTCTACTCACTCCGTCTCATATCATAGTTATTATACTCCTGATGCCTCTCAATTTCACATTATTATTTTTCTACTTCTGATTTTGTAGTCTCTTTCTTTTACTTTCCTAATATCTGATTGGAGTACAATTTTATTTGTGGACAAGTAACATTTGACACAAACGTAATACCTAAAAGTTCCTTTGTCAACTTGTTCAATCACATATATTAACCCAAATTTCCCTTAGGGTGTTGGTTCAGTGGTAAGGAAACAACGCTGGGCTTTGATTCTGAACAATAAGTGAGCTACAAAATCACAATTTGAATGAATTTGACCAAACTTCCAGCAATAAAAGGGAAAGAATAATAAAGTTTTCATTTTTATTTGTTCTTTCTAGATCATAGCAAAATTCAAGAAAGAACATAATTATGAACTGCCTCAAATTTAAAGCTAACACTTCCTTGGCTAAACAAGCAAAGTACAGTGTAGATTTTGCTTCTACAAAGTCCTTGACTATTTTACCTCTCTTAatactttttctttttccctaTCTCTCAATCATAGTTCTGTCATTTCCCACATTTATGTCTCGATTTAAATAATCTAGATTTGTTGCCTGCTACCAAATTAAAGGAGCTAACACATCAACATGTAACAATATATGTACGGTTCTTTCCTGCACTTTTTTCCTAGAGTTTTACCATTATGGAGCGTGTCGTAATAAACAAGCACTGTAACAGTAAATTAGTTCTCAATCTAATCAAGGGAAGACTGTTTTCTCAgaccaaaaaatcaaaaaataagtAGAAGAAGGAACAGTTACTTGTATgtattatgaaaataattatattgtggatgttcatttattactccgctatagataatcttcctgaagaagattatccatttagtactctgttgaagtttatctacaagcagctgatgcaggcaggttgcaagcagctcaatgaaatgatttgcagcagcttcttattaaacaggcaggttgcaagcagctcatgcagacagcttacaagcagctaaagaaaagctttgcagctgcttcctgaaaagcctcgcagctgcttcctttcttctataaatagaggagttttcagttcattatgtacagaagtttgaagtttgaataatatatcagtttctctctatacttgtctttactttacagtctttattttataacacgttatcagcacgagactctgccatctcgagaaaatactttgaaagtatcagaggtacgaactttctttttctaaataatgtcaaatctttctatacttgagtttgtagccctggatagaTCGGGCAAAAGTTACATGTCTTGGATGCTTGATGTCGAAAtttatcttgatgcgatgggtctggcagacaccatcaaagataaaaatcaggcatcaaaccaagaccgtgccaaagcaatgatattcctacgccatcaccttgatgagggcttgaaaatggaatatcttactgttaaagatccagtcatactgtggagtaatttgaaagatagatatgaccgcCTGAAGATGGTCATTCTTCCACAGGcatgttatgattggactcatctaaggctacaagattttaaatctatcagtgagtataattctgctatgttcagaattatttcccaattgaaactatgtggtaataatattactgatcatgatatgttggagaaaactttcaccacttttcatgcctcgaatatgctcctgcagcagcaatatcgagagatgggattcaaaaagtattctgaacttatcttacatcttcttgtagccgagcaacataatgggctattaatgaaaaatcatgaaagccgacctactggttcttgtccattcccagaagtgaatgagacgaacttccaccaagctaaacgtggaagaggacgtggccccagtcgtggtcatggccgtggtcggggaggaaactctaatcgtggtaataataatgcaccaaagaaccctcctcaccactaGCAGTGGAAaaagaaggaacaaaagcatgaagcgatacaagcagcaaagccagaaaatgcatgctatagatgtggaggaaaagggcactggtcacgtacatgccgtatgccaaagcacctggttgagctatatcaagcttccctgaagaagacagagaaaaatgctgaagcaaattttatttctgaagataatttagacttcatgcatttggatgtagctgattactttgcactcccagaaggagaaacaagtcatgtgatcggtagtgaatctgtagagatgtaaatattttaatttctgttatttgtagtagatagtatagttatgtaattattgtacataaataaaagttataatgtttactatcatatttattttatttatgtcattttgaagaatatggataatcctcaaattatgtttggatcaaagaccaatcatgaagatatttgtgtagttgatagtggaacaactcatgccatattcaaagatcagaaatacttttcttatttgcataaggaaaaagaaaatgtttctacaatttttggtaatataagtttgattgaaggctccggaagagctattgtattcctgtctaagggaacaaaacttattatcgacaatgcattgtactcctccaagtcccgaagaaacttgttgagttttatagatatccgccgaaatgggtatcatgttgagacaatagatgaaatgaatgtggaatatctttgtattacaaagaatatttctggccagaaatgcattgtagaaaagttaccaactttatcttctggcttatattattcaaagattagtacagttgaatcacactctatcgtaaaccagaagtttactgattcaaatacttttgtgctttggcatggccgtttgggccatcctggatcaataatgatgagacgaattactgaaaattcgagtgggcatccattaaagaacctgaagattcttacaaataatgagttttcttgtgatgcttgttatcaaggcaaaatgatcactagaccatcaccaatgaaggttggcattgagtcccctaccttcttagaacgtatacatggggatatatgtggacctattcacccacaaagtgggttgtttagatattttatggtcctaatagatgcatcttcaagatggtctcatgtgtgcctattatcatctcgcaacctggcgtttgctaagttattagcccaaataattcgattaagggcacaatttccagattatcctataaaggctattcgccttgataatgctggagaattctcatctcaagcttttgatgattactgtctatcagttgggataaaagttgaacatccggtagcttatgttcatactcaaaatggccttgcagagtcatttattaaacgtctgcaattgatagcaagatcactacttatgaaaacaaaattgcccactattgtttggggccatgctatcttgcacgcaacatcacttatccgtctcagaccaacacattataataaatattctccgtcacaattagtttttggtcatgaaccaaatattgcccatctacgaatttttggatgtgctgtatatgtgccagtagcaccaccacagcgcagtaagataggcccccaaagaaggttagaaatatatattgggtttgaatcaccctctattattcgctatcttgaaccattgacggaagATTTATTTACTgttcgatttgcagattgtcgatttgatgaaagaaatttcccacaattagggggagagaaaaagaaaatcaaaagagaaattgtgtggaaagtttcatcattatctcactttgatccacgtacccctatatgtaatcatgaggtccagaagatcatccatttacagaatattgagaaattgtgtggaaagtttcatcattatctcactttgatccacatacccctatatgtaatcaggaggtccagaagatcatccatttacagaatatagcaaatcaaatgccagacacatttactgatttgaaaaggataactaagtcacatatccctgcagagaatgtgcctatccgaattgatgtcccagcaggaccatctattagcatgagagctagtgaacctaaagcacgcctaaagcgtggtaggcctatgggttctaaggatcgaaatcctagaaaaagaaaatcgacaaatgatcaaaatgatattatgacgGGATCTCCTGAacagacccaagatctgattagttatgagattcctgaagaaa is a window from the Nicotiana tomentosiformis chromosome 10, ASM39032v3, whole genome shotgun sequence genome containing:
- the LOC104089500 gene encoding pentatricopeptide repeat-containing protein At1g80150, mitochondrial isoform X1: MLTLRLVRRFGTASHIAAATAIASSGVAGKNSSKGLVSRKKPLKVDEPALIKLKKERNPEKLFQLFKENAHNKVVVENRFVFEDTVSRLAGAGRFDYIENLLEHQKTLPQGRREGFIIRLIMLYGKAGMTQHAVNTFYDMHLYGCPRTVKSFNAALKVLTQSRDLKAIESFLWDVPEKFSINIDILSVNTVISSFCEMGILEKAYLVMVEMEKLGITPDVFTYTTLIYAFYKVNRWQIGDGLWNLMVGKGCMPNVATFNVRIQFLVNVGLAWEANKLLLLMKRIGITPDEVTYNLVIKGFCRAENLDMAKRIYSALCGAGFNPNAKIYQTMIHYLSRAGEFDLAYSMCRDSMKKNWFPSLDSIKSLLEGLCKDGTEEKMGKARFLIILAKKKIPPFSSDALNVMQSIIACS
- the LOC104089500 gene encoding pentatricopeptide repeat-containing protein At1g80150, mitochondrial isoform X2, whose amino-acid sequence is MLTLRLVRRFGTASHIAAATAIASSGVAGKNSSKGLVSRKKPLKVDEPALIKLKKERNPEKLFQLFKENAHNKVVVENRFVFEDTVSRLAGAGRFDYIENLLEHQKTLPQGRREGFIIRLIMLYGKAGMTQHAVNTFYDMHLYGCPRTVKSFNAALKVLTQSRDLKAIESFLWDVPEKFSINIDILSVNTVISSFCEMGILEKAYLVMVEMEKLGITPDVFTYTTLIYAFYKVNRWQIGDGLWNLMVGKGCMPNVATFNVRIQFLVNVGLAWEANKLLLLMKRIGITPDEVTYNLVIKGFCRAENLDMAKRIYSALCGAGFNPNAKIYQTMIHYLSRAANCIIRKAPFSFW